One Mangrovimonas cancribranchiae DNA segment encodes these proteins:
- a CDS encoding gliding motility-associated C-terminal domain-containing protein: MKNLTAKQFSQHNSNFFKLLMLTLIITMCSYNSFAQVMIPFTPRASEFTPSRTIYNIKGDFTMMGNTNLTLVNYGNGTNNSNNDMEYVDVDNVTNTLNSSSANLNFSTENGAIPECSNIIYAGLYWTGRAGSSRTFTVNKDVATGNMTSQEVTDSDTVYNNNSINDTSYSLDISTSGNDTYFEFSSSQGGDTVTFRYDTSDNEVYISVNNNPETVANLSSYDDNNAYFNTPYEIYSDANYTLAVTRLRRQGWDRAYVEITTTEMVPEVVSVSKTFDKRQVKIKGPQSSTYTDVNANANNIYYPSGSEADMYSAYAEITEYVRTNGLGEYFVADLALLEGDGGGTGYYGGWGMVVVYENSKMNWRDVTVFDGHAYVQGSTTISHTLNVSGFNAVQNGDVNIKLGMMAGEGDVGISGDYFQIQRQDNSQFESLSHTGNSTTNFFNSSVETGGNLRTPNLQNNTGLDISMFNVDNTNNGIIDNNQTSTQFRYGSTQDTYIIFNVTFAVDAYIPETEGIVTATSINGVSNPPNPLTVEPGQTIDYSIDIKNKGTEAVNNAQVALPVPYTASYENLSIAYNVYPPLNPANVPAPYYDPNVGATGSIIWNIGELPVPNDPNDILADISFSFTATTDCALLNNPNCGSEVSLTGSISGVGATSGTTFSQDLIQGYESQGICAGEPIAVPFVIDIDGDQYVQDNCGNYNPVRDFTFCNTNVTYILPSEISEEFPSGTLFYNEYPIDDNSTQFTDSNPFPVNIGETIYYAIPPGSTNCYYEFTINVTEITSVPTANDVSYCINETASPLTATPTNNNYILLYYTDNDPNTIGQSSITPDTSTAGQTTYYVAEGEDLDCMSENRTPIVVTVYEDITITLEDLINNSCDSDNNGSIDITVSGGSGNYTFDWDNDGDEDPDNDTEDLTGLANNTYTVTVSDENSNCSATESFTIISNDVTAPTITAPEDDVFEACSTTDITNGNASLAYSETEVSISESDFITEGGTFTEDNVNTITYQDVASGTCPIIITRTFTITDNCGQTASDTQTFTLNTPTFSISEADGTQTVDCIADATETFTLPTITDGCGNTLTPSNAVITESPDPITCEGTRTYTYTYTDCNNTTDTWSYSYTIELPAFTVPASDSQTVDCLADAVQPTAPVVADACGNDITPVITENADPACEGAKIYTFTYTDCANNEAVYTYTYNIELPTFTVPASDSQTVDCLADAVQPTAPVVADACGNDITPVITENADPACEGAKIYTFTYTDCANNEAVYTYTYNIELPAFTVPASETETVDCLADAVQPTAPVVADACGNDITPVITENADPTCEGAKIYTFTYTDCANNEAVYTYTYNIELPAFTVPASDSQTVDCLADAVQPTAPVVADACGNDITPVITENADPACEGSKIYTFTYTDCANNEAVYTYTYNIELPTFTVPASETETVDCLADAVQPTAPVVADACGNDITPVITENADPACEGAKIYTFTYTDCANNEAVYTYTYTIELPAFTVPASDSQTVDCLADAVQPTAPVVADACGNDITPVITENADPACEGAKIYTFTYTDCANNEAVYTYTYNIELPAFTVPASDSQTVDCLADAVQPTAPVVADACGNDITPVITENADPACEGAKIYTFTYTDCANNEAVYTYTYNIELPTFTVPASETETVDCLADAVQPTAPVIADACGNDITPVITENADPACEGAKIYTFTYTDCANNEAVYTYTYNIELPAFTVPASDSQTVDCLADAVQPTAPVVADACGNDITPVITENADPACEGAKIYTFTYTDCANNEAVYTYTYNIELPTFTVPASDSQTVDCLADAVQPTAPVVADACGNDITPVITENADPTCEGAKIYTFTYTDCANNEAVYTYTYTIELPTFTVPASDSQTVDCLADAVQPTAPVVADACGNDITPVITENADPACEGAKIYTFTYTDCANNEAVYTYTYNIELPAFTVPASESSAVSCIDDAQVVPTPPEVQDVCGNMITPTGPIVSDDPTCSGEKTYTWNYTDCAGNSNDWVYTYNVNDNIDPTIDIAASDLIVECDGSGNNGAIQDWLDNNGGAQATDNCGDVTWTNNYNGVDSDCSSPIEVIFTATDECGNFITTTATYAIQDTTPPVIIEGAAKELLECDGNGNITDINNWLNSNGGAIASDDCSAITWTHDFTELSDDCGATGSASVTFTATDGCGNQSTTTALLIIKDSLFPTFSVPQDITIECDEDATDLTLTGDVTDEADNCSADIEATYSDSTADGNCPSESIITRTWTLVDDCGNTTTQTQTINVVDTTNPTFSVPQDVTIECDEDPTDLTLTGDVTDEADNCSADIEATYSDSTVDGNCPSESIITRTWTLVDDCGNTTTQTQTINVVDTTNPTFSVPQDVTIECDEDPTDLTLTGDVTDEADNCSADIEATYSDSTVDGNCPSESIITRTWTLVDDCGNTTTQTQTINVVDTTNPTFSVPQDVTIECDEDATDLTLTGDVTDEADNCSADIEATYSDSTADGNCPSESIITRTWTLVDDCGNTTTQTQTINVVDTTNPTFSVPQDVTIECDEDATDLTLTGDVTDEADNCSADIEATYSDSVADGNCPSESIITRTWTLVDDCGNTTTQTQTINVVDTTNPTFSVPQDVTIECDEDATDLTLTGDVTDEADNCSADIEATYSDSTADGNCPSESIITRTWTLVDDCGNTTTQTQTINVVDTTNPTFSVPQDVTIECDEDATDLTLTGDVTDEADNCSADIEATYSDSVADGNCPSESIITRTWTLVDDCGNTTTQTQTINVVDTTNPTFSVPQDVTIECDEDATDLTLTGDVTDEADNCSADIEATYSDSTADGNCPSESIITRTWTLVDDCGNTTTQTQTINVVDTTNPTFSVPQDVTIECDEDATDLTLTGDVTDEADNCSADIEATYSDSTADGNCPSESIITRTWTLVDDCGNTTTQTQTINVVDTTNPTFSVPQDVTIECDEDATDLTLTGDVTDEADNCSADIEATYSDSTADGNCPSESIITRTWTLVDDCGNTTTQTQTINVVDTTNPTFSVPQDVTIECDEDATDLTLTGDVTDEADNCSADIEATYSDSTADGNCPSESIITRTWTLVDDCGNTTTQTQTINVVDTTNPTIDITANDLTVECNGDGNTEDINQWLENFGGAQATDNCSDITWTNNYTQLSDGCGNTGSATVTFTATDDCGNESTTTATFSIVDTTAPTIDITANDLTVECNGDGNTEDINQWLENFGGAQATDDCSDITWTNNYTQLSDGCGNTGSATVTFTATDDCGNESTTTATFSIVDTTAPEVLNDLSDIFVSCDEIPSPPTLEFSDCSEVTVVDFSENSTFDGTNNDYEIVWSWSVIDECGNKEAFNQSVFVSVYEMITPLNETRCIDDGAIDLYSYVSNINIPWQVQSGNISLSDIVDGYVLPSTLEIGVYTLFHTTETEYGCLETTELTINLHDDCIVLPSPDCERSNVKISKAITPNGDQWNEYFEVLGVEECGFTVDVKIFNRWGAMIFESNNYQNNWNGQAHKASIGGADKVPTGTYYYIVNLRNSGFEPFTGHIYVGTK; this comes from the coding sequence ATGAAAAATTTAACCGCTAAACAATTTTCCCAACATAATAGTAACTTTTTTAAGCTACTAATGTTGACTTTAATTATTACTATGTGTAGTTACAATAGTTTTGCACAAGTAATGATACCATTTACTCCAAGAGCTTCAGAGTTTACACCATCTAGAACCATTTATAATATAAAGGGTGACTTTACAATGATGGGTAACACCAATTTAACCTTGGTAAATTATGGTAATGGAACAAACAACAGTAATAACGACATGGAATATGTTGATGTAGACAACGTTACCAATACGTTAAACTCATCTTCTGCCAATTTAAATTTCTCTACAGAAAATGGTGCCATTCCAGAATGTTCTAATATTATTTACGCTGGTTTATATTGGACTGGTAGAGCTGGATCAAGTCGTACATTTACTGTTAATAAGGATGTCGCAACAGGAAATATGACTTCTCAAGAAGTAACCGATTCAGATACGGTATATAATAACAACTCCATTAACGACACCTCATACTCCTTAGATATATCAACTTCTGGAAACGATACATATTTCGAGTTTAGTTCTTCACAAGGTGGAGATACAGTAACTTTTAGATACGACACATCAGATAATGAAGTTTATATTAGTGTTAATAATAATCCCGAAACAGTAGCTAACCTAAGTTCATATGATGATAATAATGCCTATTTTAATACACCATACGAAATTTACTCTGATGCTAACTATACACTAGCTGTTACAAGGTTAAGAAGACAAGGTTGGGACAGAGCCTATGTAGAAATAACCACTACAGAAATGGTTCCTGAAGTTGTATCGGTATCTAAAACATTTGATAAACGTCAAGTAAAAATTAAAGGACCTCAATCTTCAACTTACACAGATGTAAATGCCAATGCAAACAACATTTACTACCCTTCTGGTTCCGAAGCAGATATGTACTCCGCTTATGCTGAAATTACCGAATACGTTAGAACAAATGGTTTAGGAGAGTATTTTGTAGCAGATTTAGCCTTACTTGAAGGAGATGGTGGTGGAACTGGTTACTATGGTGGCTGGGGAATGGTTGTTGTTTATGAAAACTCTAAAATGAATTGGAGAGACGTTACTGTTTTCGATGGTCATGCTTACGTACAAGGAAGTACTACAATTAGTCATACTTTAAATGTATCTGGTTTTAATGCTGTACAAAATGGAGATGTAAACATTAAATTAGGTATGATGGCTGGTGAAGGTGATGTTGGAATTTCTGGAGACTATTTCCAAATTCAACGTCAAGACAACTCGCAGTTTGAAAGCTTATCTCATACAGGAAACTCCACAACAAACTTTTTTAACTCATCTGTGGAAACAGGAGGTAATCTTAGAACCCCTAATTTACAAAACAATACCGGCTTAGATATAAGTATGTTTAATGTTGATAATACAAATAATGGTATTATAGACAACAATCAAACATCAACACAATTTAGATATGGCTCCACTCAAGACACATACATTATTTTTAATGTAACATTTGCTGTTGATGCATATATACCCGAAACAGAAGGTATTGTAACAGCTACTTCAATAAATGGAGTATCAAACCCGCCAAATCCATTAACTGTAGAACCTGGGCAAACTATCGATTATTCTATCGATATAAAAAATAAAGGTACAGAAGCTGTTAATAACGCACAAGTAGCCCTTCCTGTTCCTTATACAGCAAGTTATGAAAATTTAAGTATAGCATATAATGTCTATCCGCCTTTAAACCCTGCTAATGTTCCAGCACCATATTACGATCCTAATGTAGGTGCTACCGGATCTATTATTTGGAATATAGGAGAACTACCTGTACCTAACGACCCTAACGACATTCTAGCAGACATATCATTTTCGTTTACTGCCACAACAGATTGTGCGCTTTTAAACAATCCAAACTGTGGTTCAGAGGTTTCATTAACAGGAAGCATTTCTGGAGTTGGAGCTACTTCAGGAACAACATTTAGTCAAGATTTAATTCAAGGATACGAAAGTCAAGGTATCTGTGCAGGAGAACCTATAGCAGTTCCCTTTGTTATAGATATTGATGGAGATCAATACGTACAAGATAATTGTGGAAATTATAATCCTGTAAGAGATTTTACATTTTGTAATACAAATGTAACCTACATTTTACCTTCAGAAATTTCTGAAGAATTTCCTTCCGGAACACTATTTTATAACGAATATCCTATAGATGATAATTCCACTCAATTTACAGACTCTAATCCGTTTCCTGTAAATATAGGTGAAACCATTTATTATGCCATTCCACCTGGATCAACTAATTGTTATTACGAATTTACCATTAATGTAACAGAAATAACTTCTGTTCCAACCGCTAATGATGTTTCTTACTGTATAAACGAAACAGCTAGTCCATTAACAGCGACTCCTACTAATAATAATTATATCCTTTTATACTATACAGATAACGATCCAAACACCATTGGGCAATCGTCAATCACTCCAGATACCAGTACTGCCGGACAAACAACATATTATGTTGCCGAAGGTGAAGACTTAGATTGTATGAGTGAAAATCGTACTCCTATAGTCGTTACTGTTTACGAAGACATTACAATAACATTAGAAGACCTAATTAACAACTCATGTGATAGCGACAACAATGGTAGTATTGATATTACCGTTTCAGGTGGATCAGGAAACTATACTTTTGATTGGGATAATGATGGTGACGAAGATCCTGATAATGATACTGAAGACTTAACTGGTTTAGCAAATAACACATATACAGTTACTGTAAGCGATGAAAACTCAAACTGCTCTGCAACAGAAAGTTTTACAATTATAAGTAACGATGTTACAGCACCAACTATTACGGCTCCTGAAGACGATGTATTTGAGGCTTGTTCTACTACAGATATTACTAACGGAAATGCATCTTTAGCATATAGTGAAACCGAAGTTTCTATCTCCGAAAGCGACTTCATTACTGAAGGAGGTACTTTTACTGAAGATAATGTAAATACTATTACTTATCAAGATGTTGCCTCAGGAACATGTCCTATAATTATTACCAGAACATTTACTATTACAGATAATTGTGGGCAAACAGCTTCTGACACACAAACATTTACTTTAAATACACCAACCTTCTCTATTTCTGAAGCAGATGGAACGCAAACCGTAGACTGCATAGCCGATGCTACTGAAACGTTTACATTACCAACTATAACTGATGGATGCGGAAATACTTTAACTCCTTCTAATGCTGTTATTACAGAGTCTCCAGACCCAATTACCTGTGAAGGAACACGCACATACACATATACTTACACCGATTGTAATAATACTACAGATACTTGGTCTTACTCCTATACTATCGAATTACCAGCATTTACCGTACCTGCTAGTGACTCTCAAACAGTGGATTGTTTAGCCGATGCTGTTCAGCCTACTGCGCCTGTTGTAGCTGATGCTTGTGGTAATGATATCACACCAGTAATCACTGAAAATGCTGATCCAGCTTGTGAAGGTGCTAAAATCTATACTTTTACGTATACTGATTGTGCTAATAACGAAGCCGTATACACTTATACGTATAATATCGAATTACCAACATTTACTGTACCTGCTAGTGACTCTCAAACAGTGGATTGTTTAGCTGATGCTGTACAACCTACTGCGCCTGTCGTAGCCGATGCTTGTGGTAATGATATCACACCGGTAATTACTGAAAATGCTGATCCAGCTTGTGAAGGTGCTAAAATCTATACTTTTACGTATACTGATTGTGCTAATAACGAAGCCGTATACACTTATACGTATAATATCGAATTACCAGCATTTACCGTACCTGCTAGTGAAACGGAAACAGTGGATTGTTTAGCCGATGCTGTACAACCTACCGCGCCTGTCGTAGCTGATGCTTGTGGTAATGATATCACACCGGTAATTACTGAAAATGCTGATCCTACCTGTGAAGGTGCTAAAATCTATACTTTTACGTATACTGATTGTGCTAATAACGAAGCCGTATACACTTATACCTATAATATCGAATTACCAGCATTTACCGTGCCTGCTAGTGACTCTCAAACAGTGGATTGTTTAGCTGATGCTGTTCAGCCTACTGCGCCTGTCGTAGCCGATGCTTGTGGTAATGATATCACACCGGTAATTACTGAAAATGCTGATCCAGCTTGTGAAGGTTCTAAAATCTATACTTTTACGTATACCGATTGTGCTAATAACGAAGCCGTATACACTTATACGTATAATATCGAATTACCAACATTTACTGTACCAGCTAGTGAAACGGAAACAGTGGATTGTTTAGCCGATGCTGTACAACCTACCGCGCCTGTCGTAGCTGATGCTTGTGGTAATGATATCACACCAGTAATCACTGAAAATGCTGATCCAGCTTGTGAAGGTGCTAAAATCTATACTTTTACGTATACCGATTGTGCTAATAACGAAGCCGTATACACTTATACGTATACTATCGAATTACCAGCATTTACCGTGCCTGCTAGTGACTCTCAAACAGTGGATTGTTTAGCTGATGCTGTTCAGCCTACTGCGCCTGTCGTAGCTGATGCTTGTGGTAATGATATCACACCAGTAATCACTGAAAATGCTGATCCAGCTTGTGAAGGTGCTAAAATCTATACTTTTACGTATACTGATTGTGCTAATAACGAAGCCGTATACACTTATACCTATAATATCGAATTACCAGCATTTACCGTGCCTGCTAGTGACTCTCAAACAGTGGATTGTTTAGCTGATGCTGTTCAGCCTACTGCGCCTGTCGTAGCTGATGCTTGTGGTAATGATATCACACCGGTAATCACTGAAAATGCTGATCCAGCTTGTGAAGGTGCTAAAATCTATACTTTTACGTATACCGATTGTGCTAATAACGAAGCCGTATACACTTATACCTATAATATTGAATTACCAACATTTACTGTACCAGCTAGTGAAACGGAAACAGTGGATTGTTTAGCCGATGCTGTACAACCTACCGCGCCTGTCATAGCTGATGCTTGTGGTAATGATATCACACCGGTAATCACTGAAAATGCTGATCCAGCTTGTGAAGGTGCTAAAATCTATACTTTTACGTATACTGATTGTGCTAATAACGAAGCCGTATACACTTATACCTATAATATCGAATTACCAGCATTTACCGTGCCTGCTAGTGACTCTCAAACAGTGGATTGTTTAGCTGATGCTGTTCAGCCTACTGCGCCTGTCGTAGCTGATGCTTGTGGTAATGATATCACACCAGTAATCACTGAAAATGCTGATCCAGCTTGTGAAGGTGCGAAAATCTATACTTTTACGTATACTGATTGTGCTAATAACGAAGCCGTATACACTTATACGTATAATATCGAATTACCAACATTTACTGTACCTGCTAGTGACTCTCAAACAGTGGATTGTTTAGCTGATGCTGTACAACCTACTGCGCCTGTTGTAGCTGATGCTTGTGGTAATGATATCACACCGGTAATCACTGAAAATGCTGATCCTACCTGTGAAGGTGCTAAAATCTATACTTTTACGTATACTGATTGTGCTAATAACGAAGCCGTATATACCTATACCTATACTATCGAATTACCAACATTTACCGTGCCTGCTAGTGACTCTCAAACAGTGGATTGTTTAGCCGATGCTGTACAACCTACTGCGCCTGTCGTAGCCGATGCTTGTGGTAATGATATCACACCGGTAATTACTGAAAATGCTGATCCAGCTTGTGAAGGTGCTAAAATCTATACTTTTACGTATACTGATTGTGCTAATAACGAAGCCGTATACACTTATACGTATAATATCGAATTACCAGCATTTACTGTACCTGCTAGTGAAAGCTCTGCTGTTAGTTGTATTGATGATGCACAAGTTGTCCCTACCCCACCTGAAGTTCAAGATGTTTGTGGTAATATGATAACTCCTACGGGACCAATTGTTAGTGATGATCCTACTTGTAGTGGTGAGAAAACCTATACATGGAATTATACAGATTGTGCAGGAAATTCAAATGATTGGGTTTATACATATAATGTAAATGACAATATCGATCCTACAATTGATATAGCGGCAAGTGACTTAATTGTAGAATGTGATGGAAGTGGAAATAATGGTGCTATTCAAGACTGGTTAGACAACAATGGAGGTGCTCAAGCTACAGACAATTGTGGGGATGTTACTTGGACCAATAATTATAATGGAGTTGATTCAGATTGTTCTTCCCCAATAGAAGTTATTTTTACTGCAACTGATGAATGTGGTAACTTTATAACCACTACCGCTACTTATGCTATTCAAGACACAACTCCTCCAGTAATAATAGAAGGAGCTGCTAAAGAACTACTTGAATGTGATGGAAATGGCAATATAACAGATATAAATAACTGGCTAAATTCTAATGGTGGAGCAATAGCATCTGATGATTGTTCAGCTATAACTTGGACACATGATTTTACCGAACTATCTGATGACTGTGGAGCAACAGGATCTGCTTCTGTAACCTTTACGGCTACTGATGGATGTGGTAATCAATCAACAACAACAGCTCTTCTCATCATTAAAGATAGCCTCTTCCCTACATTCTCAGTACCACAAGATATCACGATTGAATGTGATGAAGATGCAACAGACCTTACTTTAACAGGGGATGTAACGGATGAAGCAGATAACTGTTCTGCTGATATCGAAGCAACATATTCTGATAGTACGGCCGATGGCAACTGTCCGTCTGAAAGTATTATTACGAGAACATGGACCTTAGTTGATGATTGTGGCAACACAACCACGCAAACACAAACTATTAATGTAGTCGATACCACTAATCCAACATTCTCTGTACCACAAGATGTTACGATTGAATGTGATGAAGATCCAACAGACCTTACCTTAACGGGGGATGTAACCGATGAAGCAGATAACTGTTCTGCTGATATCGAAGCAACATATTCTGATAGTACGGTCGATGGCAACTGTCCGTCTGAAAGTATTATTACGAGAACATGGACCTTAGTAGATGATTGTGGCAACACAACTACGCAAACACAAACTATTAATGTAGTCGATACCACTAATCCAACATTCTCTGTACCACAAGATGTTACGATTGAATGTGATGAAGATCCAACAGACCTTACCTTAACGGGGGATGTAACCGATGAAGCAGATAACTGTTCTGCTGATATCGAAGCAACATATTCTGATAGTACGGTCGATGGCAACTGTCCGTCTGAAAGTATTATTACGAGAACATGGACCTTAGTAGATGATTGTGGCAACACAACGACGCAAACACAAACTATTAATGTAGTCGATACCACTAATCCTACATTCTCTGTACCACAAGATGTTACTATTGAATGTGATGAAGATGCAACAGACCTTACCTTAACAGGGGATGTAACGGATGAAGCGGATAACTGTTCTGCTGATATCGAAGCAACATATTCTGATAGTACGGCCGATGGCAACTGTCCGTCTGAAAGTATTATTACGAGAACATGGACGCTTGTTGATGATTGTGGCAACACAACGACGCAAACACAAACTATTAATGTAGTCGATACCACTAATCCTACATTCTCTGTACCACAAGATGTTACTATTGAATGTGATGAAGATGCAACAGACCTTACCTTAACAGGGGATGTAACCGATGAAGCGGATAACTGTTCTGCTGATATCGAAGCAACATACTCGGATAGTGTAGCTGATGGCAACTGTCCTTCTGAAAGTATTATCACCAGAACATGGACCTTAGTAGATGATTGTGGCAACACAACCACGCAAACACAAACTATTAATGTAGTCGATACCACTAATCCTACATTCTCTGTTCCACAAGATGTTACGATTGAATGTGATGAAGATGCAACAGACCTTACTTTAACAGGGGATGTAACGGATGAAGCGGATAACTGTTCTGCTGATATTGAAGCAACATATTCTGATAGTACGGCCGATGGCAACTGTCCGTCTGAAAGTATTATTACGAGAACATGGACGCTTGTTGATGATTGTGGCAACACAACGACGCAAACACAAACTATTAATGTAGTCGATACCACTAATCCTACATTCTCTGTACCACAAGATGTTACTATTGAATGTGATGAAGATGCAACAGACCTTACCTTAACAGGGGATGTAACCGATGAAGCGGATAACTGTTCTGCTGATATCGAAGCAACATACTCGGATAGTGTAGCTGATGGCAACTGTCCTTCTGAAAGTATTATCACCAGAACATGGACCTTAGTAGATGATTGTGGCAACACAACCACGCAAACACAAACTATTAATGTAGTCGATACCACTAATCCTACATTCTCTGTTCCACAAGATGTTACGATTGAATGTGATGAAGATGCAACAGACCTTACTTTAACAGGGGATGTAACGGATGAAGCGGATAACTGTTCTGCTGATATTGAAGCAACATACTCGGATAGTACGGCTGATGGCAACTGTCCTTCTGAAAGTATTATCACCAGAACATGGACCTTAGTAGATGATTGTGGCAACACAACTACGCAAACACAAACTATTAATGTAGTCGATACCACTAATCCTACATTCTCTGTTCCACAAGATGTTACGATTGAATGTGATGAAGATGCAACAGACCTTACTTTAACAGGGGATGTAACGGATGAAGCGGATAACTGTTCTGCTGATATTGAAGCAACATACTCGGATAGTACGGCTGATGGCAACTGTCCTTCTGAAAGTATTATCACCAGAACATGGACCTTAGTAGATGATTGTGGCAACACAACCACGCAAACACAAACTATTAATGTAGTCGATACCACTAATCCTACATTCTCTGTTCCACAAGATGTTACGATTGAATGTGATGAAGATGCAACAGACCTTACTTTAACAGGGGATGTAACGGATGAAGCGGATAACTGTTCTGCTGATATTGAAGCAACATACTCGGATAGTACGGCTGATGGCAACTGTCCTTCTGAAAGTATTATCACCAGAACATGGACCTTAGTAGATGATTGTGGCAACACAACTACGCAAACACAAACTATTAATGTAGTCGATACCACTAATCCTACATTCTCTGTTCCACAAGATGTTACGATTGAATGTGATGAAGATGCAACAGACCTTACTTTAACAGGGGATGTAACGGATGAAGCGGATAACTGTTCTGCTGATATTGAAGCAACATACTCGGATAGTACGGCTGATGGCAACTGTCCTTCTGAAAGTATTATCACCAGAACATGGACCTTAGTAGATGATTGTGGCAACACAACCACGCAAACACAAACTATTAATGTAGTCGATACCACTAATCCTACAATCGATATTACAGCTAACGATTTAACTGTAGAATGTAATGGCGATGGTAACACAGAAGACATCAACCAATGGTTAGAAAACTTTGGCGGTGCTCAAGCAACGGATAATTGTTCGGATATAACTTGGACAAATAACTATACGCAACTTTCTGATGGATGTGGAAATACAGGTTCTGCTACAGTAACCTTTACCGCTACAGATGATTGCGGAAACGAAAGTACTACAACAGCCACATTTAGTATTGTTGATACTACTGCTCCAACAATCGATATTACAGCTAACGATTTAACTGTAGAATGTAATGGTGACGGTAACACAGAAGATATCAACCAATGGTTAGAAAACTTTGGCGGTGCTCAAGCAACGGATGACTGTTCGGATATAACTTGGACAAATAACTATACGCAACTTTCTGATGGATGTGGAAATACAGGTTCTGCTACAGTAACCTTTACCGCTACAGATGATTGTGGAAACGAAAGTACTACAACAGCCACATTTAGTATTGTTGATACTACTGCTCCTGAAGTGTTAAATGACCTATCTGATATCTTTGTAAGTTGCGATGAAATACCTTCGCCTCCTACTCTGGAATTTAGTGATTGCTCTGAAGTAACTGTTGTCGACTTTTCAGAAAACAGTACTTTTGATGGAACTAATAACGATTATGAAATTGTTTGGAGTTGGTCAGTAATAGATGAATGTGGAAATAAAGAAGCTTTTAATCAATCTGTATTTGTATCGGTTTACGAAATGATTACACCATTAAATGAAACGAGATGTATTGACGACGGTGCTATTGATCTTTACAGTTATGTAAGCAATATAAATATTCCATGGCAAGTTCAATCTGGAAACATCTCATTAAGTGATATTGTTGATGGGTATGTTTTACCTTCAACTCTTGAAATTGGTGTCTACACGTTATTTCACACGACTGAAACCGAATATGGTTGTCTTGAAACAACTGAATTAACAATAAACCTTCATGATGATTGTATTGTACTTCCTTCACCCGATTGTGAAAGATCTAACGTAAAAATTTCTAAAGCAATTACACCAAATGGCGACCAGTGGAATGAGTACTTTGAAGTTTTAGGTGTTGAGGAATGTGGTTTCACAGTAGACGTTAAGATTTTTAATCGCTGGGGAGCAATGATTTTTGAATCTAATAACTATCAAAATAATTGGAATGGTCAAGCACATAAAGCCTCTATTGGTGGTGCAGACAAAGTACCAACAGGAACATATTACTACATTGTAAATTTAAGAAATAGTGGATTTGAACCTTTTACAGGACATATCTACGTAGGAACCAAATAA